The Microcoleus sp. bin38.metabat.b11b12b14.051 genomic sequence AGCGGTTTGAGCGACTTGTTGGAATTCTTCTGCTAGTTTGCGCTGGGTAATGTCTTCAGCAATGCCGACAATGCGGTAAATTTCTCCTGTTTCGTTGCGGACTGGAAAAGCCCGATCGCGCACCCAGCAAACTGAACCGTCCAATCGCACTACCCGATACTCCTCATCATAATCCCCCCGCACCTGTTTTTCAAAAGCAGTCTTGACGCGATCGCGATCCTCCGGGTGAATAGCATCCCAAAAAGCCTCCGGTTTTGACAGCAAACTCCGATAGCTTAAATTCCATATTTTCTCGCAAGCAGGGCTGACATAAATTATGTGCTGTTGGTTGGGTTCTCTAATCCAAAATACCTCATTAATATTTTCTGCCAACTGGCGAAACCGCTCCTCGCTAGCTCGCAACTGCTCCACAGCACTGTGAAACTCTGTCACATCTTGAACGAGCGATGCTACCCCGATGATACAGCCGTCAGCATCAACCAAAGTCGTATTGTACCACTCGCAAAGAATTATTTTGCCGTCCTTTCTAATATTCTGGTTAAGGCTGGTAACTCCTCCTTGATTAGTTAGCAAAGTTATAGATAGTTCCCTGACATACTCCTTAGCACTTTCAGGGACTATCAGATCGACTCCGTGCTGTCCCATTGCTTCCAATCGGCTGAATCCAAAAATTCTTTCTGCTGACAAATTCCAGTCTGCTACTTCAAAATTTAGATTCCATTCGATCGCGCCCAAAGGAGTTTGATAGAGGTGAAGAGCGAGTTTTTCCTGAGATTGTTTCAGAGACCGAATTAATTTAGTTTTATCAGCAATCGCAGCTTCTACCCGATCTTCAAGAGTAGTAAATGACTCTTCCAATTGATCTACCATCGTATTAAAGGAGCGAGCCAGGATACCGACCTCATCCTGCCTTTCTACAGACGCCATCAAGCTCGGATCTACCACCATCGAGTCCCATTCTCCCCGCGACAAAGACTCCGCAGCCTTGCTCAGACGCTGAATTGGCATGACAATCCACCTCGAAGTCACACATCCTAGAGCCGTCGCCAAAACCAAAGCACCAAAACAAAGCAAAATTGTGTAGCGAGTGTTGGCGTTAATCGCTTCCATAAAATCGGCTTCGGGAACCGCCACTACAATCAACCAATCGAGGCCCCTCCTGTCTGAGAAGGGCGTTACCTGTAGAAATTGCCGTTGGCCGTCGATCGTAAAATCTAACTGCTGAGATCTGTCAATTTTGCCCAAATCCCCGAAACGTTCTGTCAAATAGCGGGCTGTCGAGCGAATCAACATATTTTTGCTTTGAGTCGCAGCAATCCGTTTCGGCACGCCGTTGCTAACAATAAACGGCTGTTGAGAAGTAGAATTAGCCACCAATTCTCCAGACCTTTCTACAATAAAAGTCTGTCCTGATTTACCAATCTTTAGGCTTCCCAAAAAT encodes the following:
- a CDS encoding PAS domain S-box protein translates to MSRKVPIRIVLVVPFAMQTFAAVGLTGWLSLRNGRIAVNDVAAQLRGEVTSRIQQHIYNYIETPHQINQLNLDAIRLGILNVQDEVSLRSYFCKQLQTFDKVSYIQFGSEQKNFIGVERLDDGKLQVRISNKSTGYNFHSYAPSELGESTKLLKTTNNYDPRTRPWYVAPVRARKPTWTKIYTYFDTPKLAITAAQPVYGKDDKLIGILGSDLTLSHINQFLGSLKIGKSGQTFIVERSGELVANSTSQQPFIVSNGVPKRIAATQSKNMLIRSTARYLTERFGDLGKIDRSQQLDFTIDGQRQFLQVTPFSDRRGLDWLIVVAVPEADFMEAINANTRYTILLCFGALVLATALGCVTSRWIVMPIQRLSKAAESLSRGEWDSMVVDPSLMASVERQDEVGILARSFNTMVDQLEESFTTLEDRVEAAIADKTKLIRSLKQSQEKLALHLYQTPLGAIEWNLNFEVADWNLSAERIFGFSRLEAMGQHGVDLIVPESAKEYVRELSITLLTNQGGVTSLNQNIRKDGKIILCEWYNTTLVDADGCIIGVASLVQDVTEFHSAVEQLRASEERFRQLAENINEVFWIREPNQQHIIYVSPACEKIWNLSYRSLLSKPEAFWDAIHPEDRDRVKTAFEKQVRGDYDEEYRVVRLDGSVCWVRDRAFPVRNETGEIYRIVGIAEDITQRKLAEEFQQVAQTAQAASQAKSSFLANMSHELRTPLNAIIGYSEMLKEDAEDLGCEDFIPDLHKIQTAGKHLLSLISDILDISKIEAGRMELYLETFNPVNLIDEVVSTVEPLVEKNSNKFEVNCASDLGMMYADITKTRQILLNLLSNAAKFTKGGTITLSVERVKHDSLLTTQEIAESSDLMIFRVADTGIGIPPEQMRHLFQAFMQGDASTTRKYGGTGLGLTISRHFCLMMGGDMQVQSQLGSGAVFTVCLPAQVELLVSS